A region from the Kribbella shirazensis genome encodes:
- a CDS encoding DUF2207 domain-containing protein has product MSLKRRLLPAALLMSLSAPVAGLFVALSPVSAQAAVRADDQITAYTADATLTKDGQLQVKETVDLTAGGTTFSRTLTTRARSDSDRDRTYEVTNVSATVNGQPAQGFQNESTDNGRKLTLNVSGQSKIVYSYTVDNVVADSTEGREVSWPVVQGFATSIPTASLSINIPFATWVTCFAGRTGSSMPCTSSQLAESAALEIQQNGVPAGGRVTFLTGLSDQANIQPNAEYATRWSLGRAFTVDFTTVGLAVVVFGLGLLGAVALWFFRGRDAAKVGDGAPERPVLDGADGPQFAAPDGIRPGQVGTVVDETADVVDITATLLDLAVRNYLTIVEQPRESHFGRLDWELRRLHPGGPELLAYEKALLDAVFADGDAVLVSALGPALRPRLNLVREQLYADVVTQGWFKSRPDADRNRWTTAGLVLLGAGVVLTIVLAIVSKFALVGFAVMAAGVVLALIGQVAPARTARGAAVLGRVAGLQHYLTNETSADLPQSHRLEFASRCLPYAAVLGLTEKWALEIAATDDDDDPDAGIGWYSGPENWHLSDIGESLSNFVTSFGGSLTTARRLFG; this is encoded by the coding sequence ATGTCACTGAAGCGCCGCCTCCTTCCGGCAGCCCTGCTGATGTCCCTTTCCGCGCCTGTCGCCGGCCTGTTCGTTGCCCTGAGCCCGGTGTCCGCACAGGCCGCCGTACGGGCGGACGACCAGATCACGGCGTACACCGCGGACGCGACGCTGACCAAGGACGGTCAGCTGCAGGTCAAGGAGACGGTGGACCTGACGGCCGGCGGTACGACGTTCAGCCGCACGCTGACCACCCGGGCCCGGTCCGACTCCGATCGCGACCGCACCTACGAGGTGACGAACGTGTCCGCGACGGTGAACGGACAGCCCGCGCAGGGCTTCCAGAACGAGAGCACCGACAACGGCCGCAAGCTGACGCTGAACGTCTCCGGTCAGTCGAAGATCGTCTACAGCTACACCGTGGACAACGTGGTCGCCGACTCGACCGAGGGCCGCGAGGTGAGCTGGCCGGTCGTGCAGGGCTTCGCCACCTCGATCCCGACGGCCAGCCTGAGCATTAACATCCCGTTCGCCACCTGGGTGACCTGCTTCGCCGGGCGCACCGGATCGAGCATGCCGTGTACGTCGTCGCAGCTGGCCGAGTCGGCCGCGCTGGAGATCCAGCAGAACGGCGTACCCGCCGGCGGCCGGGTGACGTTCCTGACCGGCCTGAGCGACCAGGCCAACATCCAGCCGAACGCGGAGTACGCGACGCGCTGGTCGCTCGGGCGGGCGTTCACCGTCGACTTCACCACCGTCGGACTGGCTGTGGTCGTGTTCGGGCTCGGTCTGCTCGGTGCGGTTGCCCTGTGGTTCTTCCGCGGCCGGGACGCCGCGAAGGTCGGTGACGGCGCGCCGGAGCGTCCGGTACTCGACGGTGCCGACGGACCGCAGTTCGCGGCACCGGACGGCATCCGGCCGGGTCAGGTCGGCACAGTGGTGGACGAAACGGCCGACGTCGTCGACATCACCGCGACCCTGCTGGACCTTGCCGTCCGCAACTACCTCACGATCGTCGAGCAGCCGCGGGAGTCGCACTTCGGCCGGCTGGACTGGGAGCTGCGGCGGCTGCACCCGGGCGGCCCGGAGCTGCTGGCGTACGAGAAGGCCCTGCTGGACGCGGTGTTCGCGGACGGCGACGCCGTGCTGGTCTCCGCACTCGGCCCGGCGCTGCGGCCGCGGCTCAACCTGGTCCGCGAGCAGCTGTACGCCGACGTGGTCACGCAGGGGTGGTTCAAGAGCCGCCCGGACGCCGACCGGAACCGGTGGACCACCGCGGGCCTGGTGCTGCTCGGTGCGGGCGTCGTACTGACCATCGTGCTCGCCATCGTCAGCAAGTTCGCTCTGGTCGGGTTCGCGGTGATGGCGGCCGGTGTGGTGCTCGCACTCATCGGTCAGGTCGCACCGGCCCGGACGGCGCGCGGTGCCGCCGTACTCGGCCGTGTGGCCGGTCTGCAGCACTACCTGACCAACGAGACGTCGGCCGACCTGCCGCAGAGCCACCGGCTCGAGTTCGCGTCCCGCTGCCTGCCGTACGCCGCTGTGCTCGGGCTGACCGAGAAGTGGGCGCTGGAGATCGCAGCGACCGATGACGACGACGATCCCGACGCGGGCATCGGCTGGTACTCCGGCCCGGAGAACTGGCACCTGTCCGACATCGGCGAGTCGCTCAGCAACTTCGTGACCTCGTTCGGCGGCAGCCTGACCACCGCCCGCCGCCTCTTCGGCTGA
- a CDS encoding nitrilase family protein: MTTFRAAVVQFEPTPDQPAANLATVDRLARDAVAAGARLVVFPELCLLGYWHLRRHTPERLRELAEPADGPLVSRVLALAQELGAGIGVGFLEEADGTLFNAYAVCLPDGRVHVHRKLHAFEHEAIASGSSYTVFDTPWGFRAGVLICWDNNLVENVRITALLGATVLLAPHQTGGTNSRSPHGMKPIPLQVWENRHTDPAAVEEAFNGPSGRGWLMRWLPARAHDNGMFVLFSNGVGRDDDELRTGNAMILDPYGRIVAETPVPDESVVVADLDLELVPLATGRRWLRGRRPELYDLLTRRMGNELDPRTARFTDAPVDLQPSSEPRQI, translated from the coding sequence ATGACGACCTTCCGCGCAGCCGTTGTCCAGTTCGAACCGACCCCCGATCAGCCCGCCGCCAACCTCGCCACGGTCGACCGCCTGGCCCGGGACGCGGTCGCTGCCGGGGCCCGGCTGGTGGTGTTCCCGGAGCTGTGCCTGCTCGGCTACTGGCATCTGCGGCGCCACACGCCCGAGCGTCTGCGCGAGCTCGCCGAGCCGGCTGACGGACCGCTGGTCAGCCGGGTCCTCGCCCTCGCACAGGAACTCGGCGCAGGCATCGGGGTGGGCTTCCTCGAAGAGGCGGACGGCACGCTGTTCAACGCGTACGCCGTGTGCCTGCCGGACGGTCGCGTCCACGTGCACCGCAAGCTGCATGCCTTCGAACACGAGGCGATCGCGAGCGGATCGTCGTACACGGTGTTCGACACGCCGTGGGGGTTCCGGGCCGGAGTACTGATCTGCTGGGACAACAATCTGGTCGAGAACGTCCGGATCACGGCGTTGCTCGGCGCAACTGTTCTGCTCGCGCCGCATCAGACCGGTGGGACGAACTCGCGCAGTCCGCACGGTATGAAGCCGATCCCGTTGCAGGTCTGGGAGAACCGGCATACGGACCCGGCGGCGGTCGAGGAGGCGTTCAACGGGCCGAGTGGGCGTGGGTGGCTGATGCGGTGGTTGCCGGCGCGGGCCCATGACAACGGGATGTTCGTGCTGTTCAGCAACGGTGTGGGGCGCGACGACGACGAACTGCGCACCGGGAACGCCATGATCCTCGACCCGTACGGGCGGATCGTGGCCGAGACGCCGGTGCCGGACGAGTCCGTCGTCGTCGCGGATCTCGACCTCGAACTGGTGCCGTTGGCAACTGGCCGGCGCTGGCTGCGTGGGCGGCGGCCGGAGCTGTACGACCTGCTGACGCGCCGGATGGGCAACGAACTCGATCCCCGCACCGCCCGCTTCACCGACGCCCCGGTCGACCTCCAGCCATCGTCCGAGCCGAGGCAGATCTGA
- a CDS encoding neutral zinc metallopeptidase has translation MGQPVQQAPTWQYPPIPIPQPPGGRRRRKKKLSRGILIGLVVLAVLVLGSGITLIVRTVGAGDPQAKETPTTAPASESPSASPSASPSPSPSTPRGPTVDEVVKGSRLYTIGPVAASKCGEPPFAPVTVPAAQQYYNRLLPCLNRTWWLAMKKANLPFRNPKAVVYVGKVPSPCGIQRSVRAAYCGANETIYLPFAVDNRYYKSNPVYARAVMLNTFAHEYGHHVQKLTGILASSMARQKSMTPNQKLMESRRRELQATCLGAVYLGANAAFIPMNGVLLTNWKFLISHSGDDYARPRVHDHGNRVSNYQWSIAGYNNKKPDSCNTFTAADVRVN, from the coding sequence GCGGCGGCGTAAGAAGAAGCTGTCGCGCGGGATCCTGATCGGCCTGGTCGTGCTCGCCGTTCTCGTGCTCGGCTCCGGCATCACACTGATCGTCCGCACCGTCGGCGCCGGCGACCCGCAGGCGAAGGAGACCCCGACGACGGCTCCGGCCTCGGAGTCCCCGTCGGCCAGCCCGTCCGCCTCGCCGAGCCCGTCCCCGTCGACGCCGCGCGGCCCGACGGTCGACGAGGTCGTGAAGGGCAGCCGGCTCTACACGATCGGCCCGGTCGCCGCGTCGAAGTGCGGCGAGCCGCCGTTCGCACCGGTCACGGTCCCGGCCGCGCAGCAGTACTACAACCGTCTGCTGCCCTGCCTGAACCGCACCTGGTGGCTGGCGATGAAGAAGGCGAACCTCCCGTTCCGCAACCCGAAGGCGGTCGTGTACGTCGGCAAGGTGCCGTCACCGTGCGGCATCCAGCGCAGCGTACGGGCGGCGTACTGCGGTGCGAACGAGACGATCTACCTGCCGTTCGCGGTCGACAACCGGTACTACAAGTCCAACCCGGTCTACGCCCGCGCGGTCATGCTGAACACGTTCGCGCACGAGTACGGCCACCACGTGCAGAAGCTGACCGGGATCCTCGCGTCGTCGATGGCACGGCAGAAGAGCATGACGCCGAACCAGAAGCTCATGGAGAGCCGCCGCCGCGAGCTGCAGGCGACCTGCCTCGGCGCCGTCTACCTCGGCGCGAACGCCGCGTTCATCCCGATGAACGGCGTACTGCTCACCAACTGGAAGTTCCTGATCTCGCACTCGGGTGACGACTACGCCCGGCCGCGGGTCCACGACCACGGCAACCGGGTCAGCAACTACCAGTGGTCGATCGCCGGCTACAACAACAAGAAGCCGGACTCCTGCAACACCTTCACCGCGGCCGACGTCCGGGTGAACTGA
- a CDS encoding LysR family transcriptional regulator yields MDLRLLRAFATVARLRNFGAAAAELSTSQPALTKQIQVLERRVGAVLFNRGRHGARLTPAGELLLADALELLDRAEAFERRAAQVASGAEGSLAIGFGLSGIELAPRAVALFRSRWPGVTVSLEDMSSAVQCERLLAGSLHVGFVRLPVPAGLEHLRLRRDRLTLAVPADQELPRDLGSWIDARPLVRLTPDRGPGLTAQINTLYAELGCHPQVLQEAGDLQTVLALTAAGVGPAVVPQTAERIAPPEVRLVPLPGRAATWWTGAAWATRTPLTERFVKAAAEVARNTP; encoded by the coding sequence ATGGATCTTCGTCTGCTCCGGGCGTTCGCCACGGTGGCCAGGCTGCGGAACTTCGGGGCCGCGGCCGCGGAGTTGTCGACGAGCCAGCCGGCGTTGACCAAACAGATCCAGGTGCTGGAGCGCCGGGTCGGTGCGGTGCTGTTCAATCGCGGCCGGCACGGGGCCCGGCTCACTCCGGCCGGGGAACTGCTGCTTGCTGACGCTCTGGAGTTGCTCGACCGGGCGGAGGCCTTCGAACGGCGGGCCGCGCAGGTCGCGTCCGGCGCCGAGGGATCGTTGGCGATCGGCTTCGGGCTGTCCGGGATCGAGCTCGCGCCGCGCGCCGTCGCGCTGTTCCGTAGCCGGTGGCCGGGGGTGACGGTCTCGCTCGAGGACATGTCGTCGGCGGTGCAGTGCGAGCGGCTGCTCGCGGGCAGCCTGCACGTCGGCTTCGTACGGCTGCCGGTGCCCGCCGGACTCGAGCACCTCCGGCTACGACGGGATCGCCTCACGCTCGCCGTACCGGCCGACCAGGAGCTGCCACGCGACCTGGGCAGCTGGATCGACGCGCGTCCGCTGGTCCGTCTCACACCGGACCGCGGTCCCGGCCTGACCGCGCAGATCAACACCCTGTACGCCGAACTTGGTTGCCACCCGCAAGTACTTCAGGAGGCGGGCGACCTGCAGACCGTCCTCGCCCTGACCGCGGCCGGCGTCGGACCGGCCGTCGTACCGCAGACCGCCGAGCGCATCGCGCCGCCCGAGGTCCGCCTGGTGCCGCTCCCCGGCCGGGCCGCCACCTGGTGGACCGGCGCTGCCTGGGCCACCCGAACGCCGCTCACCGAACGCTTCGTCAAGGCCGCCGCCGAGGTCGCGCGCAACACGCCTTAG
- a CDS encoding Pls/PosA family non-ribosomal peptide synthetase, producing MTLRRGDLATAARTLVDVLEETADRYADEPALDDGSVSLSYRELLVQTTKFAGRLTAAGIGPGDRVGIRISSGHNDLYVAILGTLQAGAAYVPVDADDPDERAELVFGEAGVAATVGDDLELTITRPQPQPIADNDAADGAFDYPYSARMDSSSTTDSPRGGTGPEPSDDAWIIFTSGSTGVPKGVAVTHRSAAAFVDAEARLFLQDEPIGPDDRVLAGLSVAFDASCEEMWLAWRHGACLVPAPRSLVRTGMDLGPWLVAQGITVVSTVPTLAALWPADALDQVRLLIFGGEACPPELAERLAVEGREVWNTYGPTEATVVACAAQLTGEGPVRIGLPLDGWDLAVVDAQGNEVADGEIGELIIGGVGLARYLDPVKDAEKFAPMPTLGWERAYRSGDLVRSDPLGLLFQGRADEQVKLGGRRIELGEVDAALQALPGVSGAAAAVRASAAGNQLLVGYVVPDDPEAFDNAKATERLREALPAALVPLLAIVDTLPTRTSGKVDRNALPWPLPGMDSDGPPAELTGTAGWLAERWTTVLGAKVTGPDNDFFLHGGGSLAAAQLVSALRERYPEVTVADIYEYPRLGALADRLDEFRPAALEPVELREIRPTPKSTQLLQTALTLILQTVVGVRWLVYLFTLNNLLATLVEPLPWVRTVSWWWVLAGWLILISPAGRMGIAVVGARILLRGLEPGTYPRGGNVHVRLWAAENLADAAGAANLAGAPWIAYYARALGAKIGRGVDLHTLPPVTGMLTMGRGASIEPEVDLAGYWIDGDQLHVGPISVGADAVVGSRSTLLPGAEIGRSAEIMAGSAVSGKVPDNERWSGSPAARIGRARHPWPDHRPDRAPWWVAAYGAQSALMSLIPVAGAAAAFAVLGHALRGTRSLPDAALNALAAVPLMTLVGFATIAVLTLIGVRLLGIGIKAGHYPVRSRIGWQVWATERLLDSARTLLFPLYASLLTPWWLRALGAKIGRDVEASTVLLLPKMTTVGEGAFLADDTMIASYELGGGWLHVAGAKVGKRAFLGNSGMTAPGRSVPKNGLVAVLSAAPKKSKAGTSWLGSPPVKLRRQAVSGDQSRTYNPPYKLKVARALVELCRFVPMMCTVLIALLVLFALQALDIWLGPVPAMLLAGAVILAAGAVAGGMATVAKWLIVGRTRAVEYPLWSSFVWRNEVVDSFVELVAAPWFANAAAGTPVLALWLRSLGAKIGRGVWCETYWLPEADLITLGDGATVNRGCVLQTHLFHDRVLSMNTVTFGPGATLGPHGIVLPAATVGAGATIGPVSLVMRGEGVPAGTRWAGNPIAPWQG from the coding sequence GTGACGTTGCGACGCGGGGACCTGGCGACGGCCGCGCGGACGTTGGTGGACGTGCTCGAGGAGACCGCCGACAGGTACGCCGACGAGCCGGCCCTGGACGACGGCAGCGTCAGCCTCAGCTATCGCGAACTCCTGGTGCAGACCACCAAGTTCGCCGGCCGCCTGACCGCCGCCGGGATCGGGCCGGGCGACCGCGTCGGCATCCGGATCTCGTCGGGCCACAACGACCTGTACGTCGCGATTCTCGGCACCCTGCAAGCGGGTGCGGCGTACGTACCGGTCGACGCCGACGACCCCGACGAACGGGCCGAGCTCGTCTTTGGCGAGGCCGGGGTCGCCGCGACCGTCGGTGACGACCTCGAGCTCACGATCACCCGCCCGCAGCCGCAGCCGATCGCCGACAACGACGCGGCCGACGGCGCCTTCGACTACCCGTACTCCGCCCGGATGGATTCCTCGAGTACGACGGACTCCCCGCGCGGCGGTACCGGACCGGAGCCGTCCGACGACGCGTGGATCATCTTCACCTCGGGCTCGACCGGCGTACCGAAGGGCGTCGCGGTCACGCACCGCTCGGCCGCGGCGTTCGTGGACGCCGAGGCCCGCCTGTTCCTGCAGGACGAGCCGATCGGGCCGGACGACCGCGTACTGGCCGGCCTGTCGGTCGCGTTCGACGCGTCCTGCGAGGAGATGTGGCTGGCCTGGCGGCACGGCGCCTGCCTGGTCCCGGCGCCGCGCTCCCTGGTCCGGACCGGCATGGACCTCGGGCCGTGGTTGGTTGCCCAAGGCATCACTGTGGTCTCGACGGTGCCGACGCTCGCGGCGCTCTGGCCGGCGGACGCGCTCGACCAGGTCCGGCTGCTGATCTTCGGCGGCGAGGCCTGCCCACCGGAGCTGGCCGAACGCCTCGCGGTCGAAGGCCGCGAGGTCTGGAACACCTACGGCCCGACCGAGGCCACCGTGGTCGCCTGCGCCGCGCAGCTCACCGGCGAGGGACCGGTCCGGATCGGCCTCCCGCTCGACGGCTGGGACCTCGCGGTCGTAGATGCCCAGGGCAACGAAGTGGCCGACGGCGAGATCGGTGAGCTGATCATCGGCGGCGTCGGCCTGGCCCGCTACCTCGACCCGGTCAAGGATGCCGAGAAGTTCGCGCCGATGCCGACCCTCGGCTGGGAACGCGCGTACCGCAGCGGCGACCTGGTGCGTTCCGATCCGCTCGGCCTGTTGTTCCAGGGCCGCGCCGACGAGCAGGTCAAGCTCGGCGGCCGCCGGATCGAGCTGGGCGAGGTCGACGCCGCCCTGCAGGCCCTGCCCGGTGTCTCCGGCGCCGCAGCGGCCGTCCGCGCCAGCGCCGCGGGCAATCAGCTCCTCGTCGGGTACGTCGTACCGGACGACCCCGAAGCCTTCGACAACGCGAAGGCGACCGAGCGACTCCGTGAAGCGCTGCCCGCGGCGCTCGTCCCGTTGCTGGCGATCGTCGACACGCTGCCGACCAGGACGTCCGGCAAGGTCGACCGCAACGCACTCCCGTGGCCGCTGCCCGGGATGGACAGCGACGGCCCGCCCGCCGAGCTCACCGGTACGGCGGGCTGGCTGGCGGAGCGCTGGACGACGGTCCTCGGCGCGAAGGTCACCGGGCCCGACAACGACTTCTTCCTGCACGGCGGTGGCAGCCTCGCGGCGGCGCAGCTGGTGTCCGCGCTGCGTGAGCGGTACCCGGAGGTCACGGTCGCCGACATCTATGAGTACCCGCGGCTCGGCGCTCTCGCGGACCGGCTCGACGAGTTCCGGCCCGCTGCGCTGGAGCCGGTCGAGTTGCGTGAGATCCGGCCGACCCCGAAGAGCACCCAGCTCCTGCAGACCGCGCTGACCCTGATCCTGCAGACCGTCGTCGGCGTCCGCTGGCTGGTCTACCTGTTCACGCTGAACAATCTGCTCGCGACGCTGGTCGAGCCGCTCCCGTGGGTGCGGACCGTGTCGTGGTGGTGGGTCCTGGCCGGCTGGCTGATCCTGATCAGTCCCGCGGGCCGGATGGGCATCGCGGTCGTCGGAGCCCGGATCCTGCTCCGCGGCCTCGAGCCCGGTACGTATCCGCGCGGCGGCAACGTCCACGTCCGGCTGTGGGCCGCCGAGAATCTCGCCGACGCCGCCGGCGCCGCCAACCTCGCGGGCGCCCCCTGGATCGCGTACTACGCCCGCGCGCTCGGCGCGAAGATCGGCCGCGGCGTCGACCTGCACACCCTGCCGCCGGTGACCGGCATGCTCACCATGGGCCGCGGCGCCTCGATCGAGCCCGAGGTCGACCTGGCCGGCTACTGGATCGACGGCGACCAGCTGCACGTCGGCCCGATCTCCGTCGGCGCGGACGCGGTCGTCGGCTCCCGCAGCACGCTGCTTCCCGGCGCGGAGATCGGCCGGAGCGCCGAGATCATGGCCGGATCGGCCGTGTCCGGCAAGGTCCCGGACAACGAGCGCTGGTCAGGTTCCCCCGCGGCCAGGATCGGTCGCGCACGGCACCCGTGGCCGGATCACCGTCCCGACCGCGCTCCGTGGTGGGTGGCGGCGTACGGCGCCCAGTCCGCGCTGATGTCGTTGATCCCGGTCGCTGGTGCCGCGGCGGCGTTCGCCGTTCTCGGTCATGCCCTGCGCGGCACGCGAAGCCTGCCCGACGCGGCGCTCAACGCGCTGGCCGCCGTCCCGCTGATGACGCTCGTCGGATTCGCGACCATCGCGGTCCTGACCCTGATCGGCGTACGGCTGCTCGGCATCGGGATCAAGGCCGGTCACTACCCGGTCCGCAGCCGGATCGGGTGGCAGGTCTGGGCGACCGAGCGGCTCCTCGACTCCGCGCGCACCCTGCTCTTCCCGTTGTACGCAAGCCTGTTGACGCCGTGGTGGCTGCGCGCCCTCGGCGCCAAGATCGGCCGCGACGTCGAAGCTTCGACGGTGCTGCTGCTGCCGAAGATGACCACGGTCGGCGAGGGCGCGTTCCTGGCCGACGACACGATGATCGCGTCGTACGAGCTCGGCGGCGGCTGGCTGCACGTGGCCGGCGCGAAGGTCGGCAAACGCGCCTTCCTCGGCAACTCGGGGATGACGGCCCCCGGACGCAGCGTCCCGAAGAACGGCCTGGTCGCGGTGCTGTCCGCGGCGCCGAAGAAGTCCAAGGCCGGTACGTCGTGGCTCGGTTCGCCGCCCGTGAAGCTGCGGCGCCAGGCGGTCTCGGGTGACCAGAGCCGGACGTACAACCCGCCGTACAAGCTGAAGGTCGCGCGTGCCCTGGTCGAGCTGTGCCGCTTCGTACCGATGATGTGCACCGTGCTGATCGCGCTCCTCGTGCTGTTCGCGCTGCAGGCGCTCGACATCTGGCTCGGCCCGGTCCCGGCCATGCTGCTCGCCGGTGCGGTGATCCTGGCGGCCGGCGCGGTCGCGGGCGGTATGGCGACGGTCGCGAAATGGCTGATCGTCGGCCGGACGCGCGCGGTCGAGTACCCGCTGTGGAGCTCGTTCGTCTGGCGCAACGAGGTGGTCGACAGTTTCGTGGAGCTGGTCGCCGCGCCGTGGTTCGCGAACGCGGCCGCCGGTACGCCGGTCCTCGCGCTCTGGCTGCGGTCGCTCGGAGCCAAGATCGGCCGCGGTGTCTGGTGCGAGACGTACTGGTTGCCGGAAGCGGATCTGATCACCTTGGGCGACGGCGCCACGGTGAATCGCGGTTGTGTGCTGCAAACGCACCTGTTTCATGATCGAGTTCTCTCCATGAACACAGTCACCTTCGGACCTGGTGCGACCCTCGGGCCGCACGGCATCGTGCTCCCGGCCGCCACCGTGGGCGCAGGAGCTACCATCGGCCCGGTGTCTCTCGTGATGCGTGGTGAAGGTGTGCCCGCCGGTACACGGTGGGCCGGGAACCCGATCGCCCCCTGGCAGGGCTGA
- a CDS encoding M1 family metallopeptidase, whose protein sequence is MVDPYVPTHGNPGYQVESYDLELDYRVSSNRLSGKATITAYATEPLSRFSFDLSGLRASKVSVNGRRPQRFTQRAGKLYVTASIPDGAEFSVDIQYNGNPKPEDSPWGELGWEELTEGVIVASQPSGAATWFPCNDHPGDKAHYRISITTDSPYQVVANGRLVSRRVKASRTTWVFDQAAPMATYLATVQIGRYDEVDLASAPVAIRGVLPTGQVRAFRHDFGRQQDMMKLFCRQFGPYPFGGYTVVVTDDPLEIPLEAQGISVFGSNHVDGRRGSERLVAHELAHQWFGNSLTPANWQHIWMNEGFACYAEWLWSEESGGLTADQQVTKAHTRLKGLPQDLMLSDPGPELMFDDRLYKRGAITLHVLRKHLGDDAFFELLRAWTKTHRHGSVTTAEFIALATTFSRDEEALRHLFAAWLDSYELPPLPRKR, encoded by the coding sequence ATGGTTGACCCGTATGTGCCCACCCACGGAAACCCCGGCTACCAGGTCGAGTCGTACGACCTCGAACTGGACTACCGGGTCAGCAGCAACCGGTTGAGCGGCAAGGCAACGATCACGGCCTACGCGACCGAGCCGTTGTCCCGCTTCAGCTTCGACCTGTCCGGTCTGCGGGCGTCGAAGGTGTCGGTGAACGGCCGCCGTCCGCAGCGCTTCACCCAGCGCGCGGGCAAGCTCTACGTCACCGCGAGCATCCCCGACGGCGCCGAGTTCTCGGTCGACATCCAGTACAACGGCAACCCGAAACCCGAGGACAGCCCGTGGGGTGAGCTCGGCTGGGAGGAACTCACCGAGGGTGTGATCGTCGCCAGCCAGCCGAGCGGAGCGGCCACCTGGTTCCCGTGCAACGACCACCCCGGCGACAAGGCCCACTACCGCATCTCGATCACCACCGACTCGCCGTACCAGGTGGTCGCGAACGGACGGCTCGTGTCGCGCCGGGTGAAGGCGAGCCGTACGACGTGGGTGTTCGACCAGGCCGCGCCCATGGCGACGTACCTCGCGACCGTGCAGATCGGGCGGTACGACGAGGTGGACCTGGCCAGTGCGCCGGTGGCGATCCGGGGCGTGCTGCCGACCGGGCAGGTGCGCGCGTTCCGGCACGACTTCGGGCGGCAGCAGGACATGATGAAGCTGTTCTGCCGGCAGTTCGGGCCGTACCCGTTCGGCGGGTACACGGTGGTGGTGACCGACGACCCGCTGGAGATCCCGCTGGAGGCGCAGGGCATCTCGGTGTTCGGCAGCAACCACGTCGACGGCCGGCGCGGGTCGGAGCGGCTGGTCGCGCACGAACTGGCGCATCAGTGGTTCGGCAACAGCCTGACCCCGGCGAACTGGCAGCACATCTGGATGAACGAGGGCTTCGCCTGCTACGCCGAGTGGCTGTGGTCGGAGGAGTCGGGCGGGCTGACCGCCGATCAGCAGGTGACAAAGGCCCACACCCGGTTGAAGGGCCTGCCGCAGGACCTGATGCTGTCGGATCCGGGTCCCGAGTTGATGTTCGACGACCGCCTCTACAAGCGCGGCGCGATCACCTTGCACGTACTGCGCAAGCACCTGGGCGACGACGCGTTCTTCGAACTGCTCCGGGCCTGGACCAAGACGCACCGGCACGGCTCGGTCACCACGGCGGAGTTCATCGCCCTGGCGACGACGTTCAGCCGCGACGAGGAAGCGCTGCGGCACCTGTTCGCGGCCTGGCTGGACTCGTACGAGCTGCCGCCCTTACCCCGCAAGCGCTAA
- a CDS encoding neutral zinc metallopeptidase, translating into MSSPYGYGGPPQDRPVGQPPGVLPPPQAAPWPPQQGQYPQAPPQGRPYQGQWGPSFGPGQFNGFQPPPRRGGGFRLVLVAFTMLIFLGVSAAVLAVVLWTGATEDTAGPDEPRVSGPSIVPTPTTSPEKGTAEDFLLNADVYRTGPLQEQNCKAANLGSASLASQKVYYQRLFKCLNDAWRPIFKELGQDKPDPGLVVFDQPVQTACGNFQPLSGRVLAFYCYGNQVMYVDVKQMNRAFGPQQDLAYLMTIAHEYGHHVQGITGLFYARAVYLQDHPERKLDSSRRNELQASCFAGVFSKAVARSYPLTDRLDEFKEQSSNSFGESPSTPEDERTHGLATSQGFWIQNGFNVGANKACDTFAAPADLVQ; encoded by the coding sequence GTGAGCAGCCCGTACGGCTACGGCGGTCCACCACAGGACCGGCCCGTCGGCCAGCCGCCCGGCGTGCTGCCGCCACCGCAGGCCGCCCCGTGGCCGCCGCAACAGGGTCAGTACCCGCAAGCTCCTCCGCAGGGACGGCCGTACCAGGGTCAGTGGGGTCCGTCCTTCGGTCCTGGCCAGTTCAACGGGTTCCAGCCGCCGCCCCGTCGCGGCGGCGGGTTCCGCCTGGTCCTGGTCGCCTTCACGATGCTGATCTTCCTCGGCGTGTCGGCGGCCGTCCTGGCGGTCGTGCTGTGGACGGGGGCCACCGAAGACACCGCCGGGCCGGACGAGCCGAGGGTGAGCGGGCCGTCGATCGTGCCTACTCCGACCACCAGCCCGGAGAAGGGGACCGCCGAGGACTTCCTGCTGAACGCCGACGTCTACCGCACCGGTCCGTTGCAGGAGCAGAACTGCAAGGCGGCTAACCTCGGCAGCGCCAGCCTGGCGTCGCAGAAGGTCTACTACCAGCGCCTCTTCAAGTGTCTCAACGACGCCTGGCGGCCGATCTTCAAGGAGCTCGGCCAGGACAAGCCGGACCCTGGGCTGGTCGTGTTCGACCAGCCGGTCCAGACCGCGTGCGGCAACTTCCAGCCGCTGTCCGGACGCGTCCTGGCGTTCTACTGCTACGGCAACCAGGTCATGTACGTCGACGTGAAGCAGATGAACCGCGCGTTCGGCCCGCAGCAGGACCTGGCGTATCTGATGACGATCGCGCACGAGTACGGCCACCACGTCCAAGGCATCACCGGGCTGTTCTACGCGCGAGCTGTCTACCTGCAGGACCACCCGGAGCGGAAGCTCGACAGCTCGCGGCGCAACGAGTTGCAGGCCTCCTGCTTCGCCGGCGTGTTCAGCAAGGCGGTCGCGAGGTCGTACCCGCTGACCGACCGGCTGGACGAGTTCAAGGAGCAGTCCAGCAACAGCTTCGGAGAGTCACCGAGTACGCCGGAGGACGAGCGGACCCACGGTCTGGCGACCAGCCAGGGCTTCTGGATCCAGAACGGCTTCAACGTCGGTGCCAACAAGGCCTGCGACACCTTCGCCGCACCAGCCGATCTCGTCCAGTGA